In Labilibaculum sp. DW002, the genomic window GAAAACGATTATGTTTCAATGTATTCTTCTCAATTATCGGAAAGGCAAGAATTCATTTATCCACCCTATTATCGTTTGATAAATATTTGCTTAAAAGACAAGAACCAAACGAAACTTGACCAAGCTGCTAATGTATTGGCAAAATCGCTACGCAAAGTATTTGGCGCTCGTATTTTTGGGCCACAATCACCAGTAATAAATCGAATTCAAAATTATTACATCATCAACATTCTTTTAAAAATTGAAAAGAAAAGTTCACCGGCAAAAGCAAAATGGATTCTAAACCAACATGCTAATCATCTAAAAAACATGGAACAATTTAAATCTATTCAAATTAATTTTGATGTTGATCCCATGTAAAACAGACTGCCAAAGACAAAAAGTATAGCTTCCCGAAAATGTTAAAAATGCATAAGAAGTGAGGAAAAATTCAAGAACACATGAATTTGTTTATCTTTGTTGGGAAAACTAAAAAAAAATACCGCTTGTGAATAAATCTGAATTGAATCGTATTTTCGAATCCTTCTCTGATTACAACATACTTATTATTGGTGACGTTATGGTTGATGCTTACGCATGGGGCGAAGTCGATCGTATTTCTCCAGAAGCTCCGGTGCCTATTTTTTCATGCTCAAGTCGTGAGAACAGGTTGGGGGGTGCTGCCAACGTTGCTCTGAATATCAAATCACTAGGAGCTAATCCTATTTTGTGTTCGGTAATTGGTGATGATGACAGAGGTAAGGATTTCATTAAGTTGTTATCTGAGATTCAACAAGAGCAATCAGGTATTGTCGTCAGTTCTCATCGCAGAACAACAGTTAAAACCAGATTCATTAGCAATAATCAACATGTGATTCGTATTGATGAAGAAGATACGCATGAATTAGCGGATGAAACAGAATTAGAGTTCATCGATCACATCAAGAGTTTGCTTGAGAAACATGAAATTCATGCTGTGGTTTTTGAAGACTATGACAAGGGAGTGATCACAAAAAATCTGATTGAAGAAATAACAGATTTTGCGAACCAGAAAAATATTCCAATTTTGGTCGATCCTAAAAAACGCCATTACTCCGATTATAAAAATGTCACCTTATTTAAACCTAATTTCAAAGAATTCCTTGAAGGATCTAACTTGAGTTTAGAGAAAGGTGATATTGAAGGTTTATTTAGAGCAGCTAAACAATTTCAGTCAGAAATGGGCGTTGATAAGTTATTGATTACTCTTTCGGAGCTTGGTGTGTTTATCAGTAATGAGAATACTTATGAGCATATTCCTGCAGTTGTCAGAAAAATTGCAGATGTGTCAGGAGCAGGGGATACAGTAATTTCTGTTGCTACACTTTGTTTGGCTGCAGGAATGAATGCAGCTGAAATTGCTGCTATATCGAACCTTGCAGGAGGAATTGTTTGTGAAATACCAGTAGTTGTTCCAATTGATAAAGAACAACTGTTAGAGGAAAGCTTAAAACTATTTGCAATGGCCTAAATATGCATTCTTTGGATGTTCTTTATTATGAAAAATACTCATCAACAAGGAGTTTTATTCATGGCAGATCCAAATTATCAGTAATAAATATGTTGATAATTTACATCGTATTGTTACTATTTTAGACTGGTTCAAAATTTTAAATGTCTTTTAAAATACTATCTTTGAATCAACATCAATTTAATAAAACTAAAACCTTATAATTCGAATTGTTTATGGCTAAAATAATCGCTCTTGCAAATCAAAAAGGTGGTGTTGGAAAAACAACGACTGCTATCAATCTGGCATCAAGTCTTGCTGTATTGGAACATCGCGTTCTTATTGTTGATGCCGATCCGCAAGCTAATGCAACATCGGGTTACGGTTTTGATGTTCGTGCTATTGAAAACAGCCTTTACGAGTGTATTGTTGATGGAACCAATCCTAAGGATGCAATTCTGAAAACGGACATGGAAGGCTTGGATGTTCTTCCATCTCATATCGATTTAGTTGGAGCTGAAATTGAGATGTTGAACTTAGCTAATCGTGAAAAAATTCTTTTGAATGTCTTAAATACGCTTCGCGATGACTACGATTATATTTTAATCGACTGTTCACCTTCTTTAGGTTTAATTACAGTGAATGCCTTAACAGCTGCTGATTCTATTTTAATTCCGGTACAATGCGAATATTTTGCATTGGAAGGATTAGGAAAACTTTTGAATACGATTAAAATTATTCAAAGTCGATTGAATCCGGATTTGGAAATCGAGGGTTTCCTGTTAACGATGTATGATAGTCGTTTACGCTTGTCGAACCAAGTTGTGAGTGAAGTTAAGAAGCACTTTCAGGATATGGTTTTCGAAACCATTATTCAGCGAAATACAAAACTAGGAGAAGCTCCAAGTTATGGTAAGCCTGCTATTTTATACGATGCAGAATCGGCAGGTGCTGTTAATTACTTAAATTTGGCTCGTGAATTATTGAAAAATAATGACATGAGCAAAGCAAGCAACAAAAAAAAACTAATTAGCGAATAATATTGAAACAGTAACATGGCAAAAAAGAGCGCATTAGGAAGAGGATTAGGAGCATTAATTAATGATGTTGATGAAATTCAGGCAAGACCCGAAAGAGACTTGAGTAACGAAATTGACATCTCAAAAATTGAAGCCAATCCTTATCAGCCTAGGACTAAATTTGATGAAGAAGCTTTAAATGAACTTGCCCAATCGATTAAAGAGATTGGTATTGTTCAGCCAATTACGGTTCGAAAAATCAACAGTAACAGCTATCAGCTTATTGCTGGGGAAAGACGTTTTAGAGCTGCTAAATTAGTAGGTCTAACTAAAATCCCTGCCTATGTTCGCTTGGCAGAAGACGATAAAATGTTAGAACTTGCTTTGGTTGAAAATATTCAACGTGAAGATTTAGATTCTATCGAAGTTGCCATTAGTTACCAGAGATTAATTGATGAGTGTAAATTAACACAAGAAAGTTTATCTGATCGTGTTGGTAAAAAGCGCTCTACCATATCTAACTACCTAAGACTACTAAGACTACCAGCCGAAATCCAGAAAGGAATTCGTGAGAAAAAATTATTGATGGGCCATGCTAGAGCATTGGTTAACGTCGATGATCCTAGAGCTCAACTTGATATTTTTCAACTAACTGTTGAACATGATTTTTCTGTTCGAAAAGTTGAGGAATTAGTACGTACCTTCAATAAAGGGGATGAAAAGAAACCGGCTCCTGAAAAAGCTGTTTCTCTTCCTGAGGAGTATGAATCTTTAAAAGATCATTTAGCAAATCATTTTAGCGCTAAAGTAGATCTTAAACGAACCAAAAATGGTAAAGGGAAAATTATTATTCCATTTAAATCTGATGATGATTTGGAGCGTATTCTTGCTGTTTTGGATCAAATGAAATCATAGCTTAGTAGAAACATTTAAAAGAAATTACATTGAACAATTTGCGCCTGATATTTTTTCTTGGGCTGATCTTTCTATTGCTTTTTGGCAGCTCAAACAATGCCATTTCTCAGCAATTAGTAGAAGCAGACACAGTAGCGGTAGAATCGATTGTAAAAGTTCATTCGCCACACAAAGCAACCATGTACTCGGTGATGTTTCCGGGTTTGGGACAAGCTTACAACAAAAAGTACTGGAAGATTCCAATCCTATATGCAGGAATTGGAGCTACAATTTATGCCATCAACTGGAATTCTAAAAATTACAAAAAATACAAATCTGGTTTTCGTGATTTCTCTCAATTCTACGATTATAAATATCAAGATGAAGGATTGGAAACACCTATTGTTGAGCCGAGCTCTAAAAGTTATGAAGACCTAATCGATAGAGATTTTAGCGATACTGATCAAAGTTTTGATAATTGGTTCCAAACTCAATTGCAGAATAAAAAAGACTCTTTTAAACACGATCGTGATCTTAGCTATATCATTTTACTCGGAGTTTACGTACTAAATATTGTTGATGCGGCAGTTGATGCCCATTTTACCAATTTTAGTGTGGATGATAACTTAACGATCAATGTACAACCAGCTGTAAGTTACTCAGCTTTTACGGGAAATTCTGTTGGCTTTAAATGCCAAATTACCTTTTAAGAAAACAAGAATGAAAAAAAGTAAATATATTTTACCCATTATTTTACTGGGTACAACACTGGCTTGCAGCACAATTAAGCCAAATCAATCGGAACAAGTTGAAAGCAATGAAACAGCAATTGAACAAGTAACACTTTCAGAAATAGACACTATTTCTAAAGTTGAAGAAACAATCGAAACTATTGTCGAAAAAGATTCTTTGGCTTTTCTAAAAATTAATCCCGTTGATGTACGTTGGGATCTGAATGATAGCATCAATACCACATTCTCTAACAACTTAGAAGGTTTAATTCATTCTTGGTACGCCAAGAATTCTGATAAAACAACTACCTACGAACAAAATAGAGAAGTCTATAATTCTGCAAAAGTTCCAGACTCAGTTTACATTAAAAGACTGGAACAAATTCCTTCATTAATCGACCTTTCTTACAACAAAATTGTACGTAACTATATTGAGCTTTATACGCAACGCAGAAGAAAGCAAGTAGAGCTTATGATGGGAATGTCAGAATATTACTTTCCTATTTTCGAAGAAATTCTTGACAAAGAAGGTTTACCCCAGGAATTAAAGTATTTGCCAATTATTGAGTCAGCTCTTAATCCTAAAGCTTTATCCAGAGCTGGTGCTTCAGGTTTGTGGCAATTTATGTATTCTACAGGTAGACAGTATAAGTTGGAAGTGAACTCTTTCGTAGATGAGCGTCGTGATCCAATTAAATCGAGTTACGCAGCGGCTAAATTCCTAAAGGATTTATACAAAATGTATGGAAACTGGCCTTTGGTTATTGCAGCTTACAATTGCGGTCCTGGAAATGTAAACAAAGCGATACGTCGTAGTGGTGGTAAGAAGAACTATTGGGACATCTACTACCGCTTGCCAAAAGAAACAAGAGGTTATGTGCCAGCCTTTATTGCAGCCTTGTATACTTTTAATTATCACAAAGAGCATCAGTTGTATCCAAAACCTTCAAACCTACCAGTTGCTTGCGATACTTTATTAATTAGCGAACAAGTTCATTTCGATCAAATTTCGAAAGTTATCAACATTTCAAAAGATCAACTAAGAAATTTAAATCCACAATACAGAGCAGATATTATTCCTGCAAACAAAGCTTACGCTTTAAAAATTCCAATGGAATACACTGCAAAATTTATAGATAATCAAGATTCTATTTTTGCCTATAAAAAAGACTACTATTTCAGCATGAAAGATAAGGTAGTTAATCCTCGTGATCGATACCAAAAATTTGCTCATGCAACTCCAAAAGGGAAAGCAAAAACCTATTACAAAGTAAAATCTGGTGATGCAATAGGCTTAATTGCTTCTTGGTTTCATGTAAGAACATCAGATCTTCGATACTGGAATAACGTGAGAAGAAACTTGATTAAAGTAGGACAAAAACTTGTGGTTTATGTTCCAAAAGAAAAAGCATCTTATTACGAAAGCTTTAATACGATGAGTTATGCTCAGAAGCAAGCTACTTTAGGAAAAACAGTTTCAACCAGCAAAACGGTTGCAAGTCCAGCACCTGTAAGCAATAATGGCTCATACGAATACTACACGGTTAGAAGAGGAGACAACTTTTGGACGATTGCCAAGAAATTCCCGGGCATCTCTAATTTCGATATCATGAAAATTAATAATATTAAAGATGCAGGAAGTTTAAAAGTTGGACAAAAATTAAAAATCAGACCAAAGAGTTAATCTAAAATACACCCATAAGAAAACCGAAGTGAAAACTTCGGTTTTTTTTTGCCTTTTATTAACAATATATGTTCTTTTTTCAACAATTTATACAAATGGTTATTTTTATCACATCTAAATAACACTTGGTCAAAAACGCTGTAAGCCCTATAACTATTGAATTTAAAAAAGCTTTATAGCCTCATTATATTTTCATTAATCAAATAATTTTGATTGGATAATAATATAGTTTTAAATTGCTCTCAAGTAAATAAAACCAGACTTGTTTTGGTTTTATTTATCCCGATTTATTGATATGCTAATAAGCTTCTGGTACATTCTTTCCCGGGATTGCCAGAAGCCGGGGATAAACTTCCAACTTCTTTTGCATTTCCCTTTTCTAATTTACTTAATAAATCCAGGTTTCATTCGTTTCGAACGCCTTAAACTCCTTCTTCTAAATCTTATTAATCCATAAGTTATTAACAGCACCAAAGGCAATAAAAAATTCAAGTATTTAAGCATAAATACCTTCCCATCTGTCAATTCGTTTAATGGACGTGATTCTACTCCCTTCGTTCTCAAACTCATTAATCCAGAATCATCACTCAACCAATCAATGGCATTAGCAATAAAATTGATATTATCAGGTTGAATGGTAATCTTTTGATCTCCCACTCCATTCACAATAAAGTTGCCGTCGCCTATGACACAAATCCGAGCTTCCTTCTCTCCTCCCATTTTTCCTTTTAGCGTTGCAGCTACAGTTATTTCTGGAAATAGAAAATCATGTGTTCGCCACACTCTTCCAATATTAAAACTAATAGGTGCCTTTAATTTGCCTGATATACTAGATGTATATGCCAATGGTTTGTATTCCAGAAGAGTATCGCCAAGATAACTAATTGGACTAGCGAATTGAAGAACAACTGTCTCTAAGCCATCTGTTATGCTATGATTTGAAAAATTAGATATGACAGGTAAAAAGGGAAAATTAATTTGTTGAGGGAAAGAAAAATATCCCTGTTGATGAACGGTTACCGTACCACATTTTTTATCAACAATAAAAGAATCATCAACATGAATTCCTTTTAAAAGAAGCCATTTTTCAAGACCTGTATCAACAGAGACACCAATTCCATCATTTAACATTCCATTTACTCGCTCAATCGCAATGAATAGATTTCCTCCTTGAGCTAAATAATTATCCAAGCGCCTAAATTGAGAAGTCGATATTGTAGCCATTGGTCCTATTAGAAGCAATGATTTGTAATCTGTGAGATTTGATTGAGATAACAAACTAACTGGCTCTATATCGTACAAAATGGACAACTCTTTGATTGCTTGCTCCATCTTCGCCAATTCTGGTTCACCATGCCCAATGATGTATCCAACTTTGGGTTTATTTTTAATGGTAAGCCTTTTGATTAAGGTTGACAATGTGTATTCCATTATAATACCAGGTTTAATTAATGGTATTATCTCGGACTGATCGCCAACTTGAATTGACATTCCTAAAAAGACTCTTTGTACTTTGATTTGATCTTTTTCTCGAACTTCTAAAGGAACTGGATTAATTCCAGCTTCAACAGCTTCTTTTTCCAGGTCTTCATTTGCATTGGGATTTACATATTCGAAGCTTATTTTTCTTTTACTGTAATGATTGTATTCGGTCAACAAACTCTTTAGATCCTGAACCGTTCTATTCACATCGGGCGGTAAATTTTCCGATACATAAAGGGTCATAATTATAGGCTTTTCGACCTCCCTTAATATTCTTTTTGTAGACCGATCAAGAGTATAACGTTTATCCTCAGTAAAATCTGCCCGCAAAAAAAATACAGAAGCAATAAAATTCAGAATTATCAATAATCCTGCTACAACTAAACTGCTATAAATTATATTTTTTCTCTTGGTCATAAATCTGAGCTTATAAATTACGATTCGACAAAATCATTTTTGAAGTAAACAAACAGAAGAAAATAATTGAAAAGAAATAAACCAAATCTTTAGTATCTACAACACCTTTAGAGATGGATTGAAAATGAGTTGACAAACTTAGGTAACTAAACACACCTCCTAGAAAACCAACAAAATTAGAAGCTAACACATCAAAAATAATATGGAAAAACACTCCGATAGAAAGAGCAGATAAAAAAGCTATTATTGGATTAGATGCAATGCATGAAGTCAACAAACCAATGCTAATGTAAACCATACTCATTAACAGCAAGCCCACGTATCCTAACAAAATTGCAGAATGATCGACTGGACCAATTGCCCACAAAGTAAAATAATAAATTACGGTAGGTGCTAATGCAATAACAATCAGCAATAAGGTTGATAAAAATTTTCCAAAAATCAATTGCCAATCACTTACTGGCTTTGTTAGCAATAATTCTAAAGTTCCCGCTTTTAGCTCCCCTGCAATAGAACGCATGGTTAAAGCAGGAATAAAAATAAACAAACTCCAGTAAGCAACAGTGAAAAATATATTCAGGTTAGCCTCACCTATAAAGAAGATATCGTCTCCATAGATCCAAGTGAAGAATCCACTAAAACCTAGAAACATGATGATTAAAACATAAGCAGTTAATGAATCGAAAAAAGTACTCAACTCGCGACTGGCAATGTGTATAATTTGCTTCATAAAAATTTAATGAAGGGTTAGTTCCCTAAAAATATCTTCCAGCTTAGTTTCTATCGGTGTTAACTCAGTAATATAGTAGTTGTTTGCTACACAAGTATCAAAAATAGCTTTCACCGATGATTCATTCGGAACCGACTGAATTTCGAACAATTGCTTTTCCTCATCAATCAGATCGATTGAATCAATCGTCTCAATTTCTAATAATTGATCAAATATATCTTTTATCTCTCCTCCGCTAACGCCTAATTTTAATATCTCATTCCCCTGAGCTTGTTTTCTTAGTTCTTCAGCTGTTCCATCTACTATAACACGACCATTGTTAATAATCATGATACGGTCACAGGTAGCTTCAACTTCGGCCAAAATATGAGAACTTAAAATCACTGTTTTCTCCTTACCAATTCGCCTAATCAACTCTCGGATTTCAACAATTTGGTTCGGATCCAATCCTGTTGTAGGTTCATCCAGAATTAAGATATCAGGATCATGAATTAAAGCTTGAGCAAGACCTACTCTTTGCTGATAACCTTTAGATAATTCTCGTATCAACTTGTGCTTTTCCCCTTCCAAACCACAAACTTTTACCATATCAAGCAATCTTTCCTGAATCAAATGCTTAGGTATCTGATGAACCTTAGCAATAAACTCCAAAAAATCGATGATATTCATATCCTGATACAAAGGATTATTCTCAGGCAAATAACCAATATGTTTTTTGATTTTTTCCGGGTGCTCACGAATAGAGTAGCCTCCAATTTTCACATCGCCCTCCTCAGGCATTATAAAACATGAAAGAGCTTTCATTGTAGTCGTTTTTCCAGCTCCATTGGGACCGAGAAATCCTAAGACTTCTCCAGCTTTAACTCTGAAAGATATATTATCGACCGCTTTTTGTGGTCCATAACGTTTTGTTAGATGTTCAACGACAATATCCATAAAGAAAGAATTTCGTATTGGTTTCTAACAAATTTAAAAAAAAGGCTACCTATCTAACCTAGCTCTTGTAGTTTTAACAAATATTAACAGTTTAACAATTTTTTAATCTTCTCTTTTATCGAAAAAGGCTACATTTGCCACTCAAATACAGGAAGCAATATGATTAAAGCCGTAATTTTTGATATGGATGGGTTATTGATAGACTCAGAACCCTTTTGGCAAGAAAGTGAAACCAAAGTTTTCTCCTCCTTAGGACTAGATGTCAACAAGAAAATGTTTGAACAGTTTATGGGAAAGAGAATTGATGAAGTTGTTGATACCATGCATAAAATAACTCCTTGGAATCAGGTCCCAAAAGAACAAGTTGTTGAAGACATTGTTGAGAATGTAATTCGATTGGTAATTGAAAAAGGAGAAGCTCTTAGTGGCGTTTATGAAACACTTTCAAACCTTAAAAATTCACCATACAAGATAGGATTGGCCTCATCATCAAAAATGAAAATTATTTCTGCAGTATTGAAAAAATTACAAATTCAAGATTATTTTGAAGTTGTTCATTCTGCCGAATACGAAGAATATGGCAAACCTCATCCTCAAACTTTCATTTCAACAGCAAAAATGCTTGGCGTTCAAGCTGATGAATGTCTTGTATTTGAAGATTCCTTGAATGGTGTAATTTCAGCATTGGCAGCAGGCATGAAATGCATTGCCATTCCTGAAAAAGAAGCGACCAATCTTAATAAATTCATAATCGCCAATAAAACACTTGGTACATTAAACGAATTTGAACTTGGCTTGCTTAAGACTTTATAATCGGATCTAGTATAGCGGTGAAATTTTCGATTTCTAAATTTCCAGAAACCAACTTGTACTGCGCCTGCTCATAAAATGGTATTCTATTATTCAAATGCCTGATGATGTATTTCAACAATTCATCTTCAGATAGGTGCATGACCAAAGGGCGCTCATTATCTGAATTGGAAATTCTTTCTTGTAAAAGCTGAGGACTGCACTCTACAAATAAAGTGGTGCCCAAACTATTCATTGTTTCCATATTGTTGTGAAAACATGGCGCTCCACCACCTGTTGCAATAATTACATTCTCTTCTTCACGAATAGATTCGAGGGCCTCATGTTCAATTAAACGAAAGCCCGACTCTTCATGCTGACTAAAAATCTCAGGAATTGTAGCATTTTCTCTCTCTTCAATATGAGTATCCAAGTCAATAAAACGAAAGCCATAATGCTCGGCTATAATTTTGCCCCATCTCGACTTACCACACCCCATATATCCAATCAAAAATATCCTCATTCAATTATCTTTTAAAGAATAAGCATTATTGATTATTCTCATTATCCTCTACGACATCTACATCCACTTTGTTCTCAATCCCATTTACATCAAATTCTTCCTCACGTGGCAATGGCTCAATCTCCTTTATTTCTGCAATATCATAAATCGACAATCTTTTTCCTCTTGCTTTATACGATTTCACACCTATAAATTCTTCTCCATCGATGATGTCGTTTGGACGATCGGCATTTTTACCACCATACGAAATTTCGAATCGAGGATATTGCTCATCGGTTAAGCAAAGCAATTTATTTTCAGCATTTTCACCTAAGAAATTTACGGCCTTGCCATTTCCTTCCATGTTAAAACGCTTCAGATAGTAATATTCCTGATCGGCATCATAAAATATCGCTGACCATATTTTTTCAACTTCATATTTTTCAATGATACTGATATCATCAGAATAGTGATTACTCAAATCGAAACTTGTAAAATGAAATGAGTTTGGACGAGTAACAACAAGGATTTTTTCATCAGCAGAAAATTCACCAATAAAGTCACCTCTTTGATCCGTATTTAATCTTAACACATCTGTATCGAACCAAATTTTACGACCGCCAAGCGTAGAAACTCCTTCATGCTTTAAGGTTACTTTATGAACGTCGTTTCGGGTTAGAATATTCCCCATGGAAGCACGCCCTTTTACAGCTAATTCGGCAAAATCGAACTCAAAAACAGTTTTCTTTAAACGAGCTTTTGGTTTTAGTGCTACACGAATAACTTCTGCCTCACCATTAGGATTAGCACTAAAATAAGTAATTCTTGATCCTGGAGTTTCCTTGGTTAGGTTGTATTCTTTATCACGAGTTAAGCCCGTAACATTAAATCGTTTCGCATAAGTAACCCCAGCCTTTCCATCACGATAAACGACATTGTAAATGGTACGTTTATCGTTCTTACGGAACACAGCTATATGAATAATATTCTGACCAATAAATAACTTATCCGCTACTTTGGTTATGAAATAAGTACCATCCTTACGGAAAATAATCACATCATCAATATCAGAACAATCACATAAGTACTCGTCCTTTTTAAGACCTGTTCCCAGGAAACCTTCCTTATAGTTTACGAATAGCTTTTCATTAGCAACCACAACCTTACTTGCTACAATACTATCAAAACTTCTAATTTCAGTTTTACGCTCTTTTCCTCTACCGTATTTCTTTTTAATCGATTGGAAATAACGAATCGTAAATGGAATAATATTGGCGATATGAACTTTAATTTCCTCAATCTCATCTTCAATAGACTTGATATAATCCGTCGCTTTATTGATATCGAATTTAGAAATACGTTTAATTTTAATTTCTGTCAATCGAACAATATCCTCTTCAGTCACAGCACGCATTAAATGCTTCGTGTGTGGCTTAAGTCCTTTATCAATTGTTTCGATTACCGATTCCCAAGTTTCACATTCCTCAATATCGCGATAGATTCTATTCTCGATAAAAATTCGTTCCAAAGAAGCATAATGCCAAGCTTCTTCAAGTTCTGATTTACGAATTTCAAGTTCGAGCTTTAATAAGTCAACCGTTTTATCAGCCGAACGCTTTAATATCTCCTGAACACCTATAAACTTAGGCACATCCTCCTCTACAACACAAGCATTAGGCGAAATAGAATACTCACAATCGGTAAATGCGTAAAGCGCATCTATAGTTTTATCAGACGAAATACCATTGGCCAAATGAATCAAAATTTCAACATCAGCCGCTGTATTATCATCAATCTTTTTAATCTTAATCTTACCCTTGTCATTCGCTTTAATAATCGAATCAATCAGGGTCGATGTTGTCTTCCCAAATGGAATCTCAACAATCTTAAGAGTTTTATTATCAACTTTCTCAATACGTGCTCGCACCTTTACAGCGCCACCACGTAATCCATCATTATATCGACTTACATCAACCATCCCAGCGGTTGGGAAATCTGGATAAATTTCAAATTCCTCTCCCTTTAAATAAGCTATACAAGCTGCTAAAAGTTCATTGAAGTTATGAGGTAATATCTTTGACGCCAATCCAACAGCAATACCTTCAACACCCTGTGCCA contains:
- a CDS encoding bifunctional heptose 7-phosphate kinase/heptose 1-phosphate adenyltransferase is translated as MNKSELNRIFESFSDYNILIIGDVMVDAYAWGEVDRISPEAPVPIFSCSSRENRLGGAANVALNIKSLGANPILCSVIGDDDRGKDFIKLLSEIQQEQSGIVVSSHRRTTVKTRFISNNQHVIRIDEEDTHELADETELEFIDHIKSLLEKHEIHAVVFEDYDKGVITKNLIEEITDFANQKNIPILVDPKKRHYSDYKNVTLFKPNFKEFLEGSNLSLEKGDIEGLFRAAKQFQSEMGVDKLLITLSELGVFISNENTYEHIPAVVRKIADVSGAGDTVISVATLCLAAGMNAAEIAAISNLAGGIVCEIPVVVPIDKEQLLEESLKLFAMA
- a CDS encoding ParA family protein encodes the protein MAKIIALANQKGGVGKTTTAINLASSLAVLEHRVLIVDADPQANATSGYGFDVRAIENSLYECIVDGTNPKDAILKTDMEGLDVLPSHIDLVGAEIEMLNLANREKILLNVLNTLRDDYDYILIDCSPSLGLITVNALTAADSILIPVQCEYFALEGLGKLLNTIKIIQSRLNPDLEIEGFLLTMYDSRLRLSNQVVSEVKKHFQDMVFETIIQRNTKLGEAPSYGKPAILYDAESAGAVNYLNLARELLKNNDMSKASNKKKLISE
- a CDS encoding ParB/RepB/Spo0J family partition protein; this encodes MAKKSALGRGLGALINDVDEIQARPERDLSNEIDISKIEANPYQPRTKFDEEALNELAQSIKEIGIVQPITVRKINSNSYQLIAGERRFRAAKLVGLTKIPAYVRLAEDDKMLELALVENIQREDLDSIEVAISYQRLIDECKLTQESLSDRVGKKRSTISNYLRLLRLPAEIQKGIREKKLLMGHARALVNVDDPRAQLDIFQLTVEHDFSVRKVEELVRTFNKGDEKKPAPEKAVSLPEEYESLKDHLANHFSAKVDLKRTKNGKGKIIIPFKSDDDLERILAVLDQMKS
- a CDS encoding DUF5683 domain-containing protein, whose translation is MNNLRLIFFLGLIFLLLFGSSNNAISQQLVEADTVAVESIVKVHSPHKATMYSVMFPGLGQAYNKKYWKIPILYAGIGATIYAINWNSKNYKKYKSGFRDFSQFYDYKYQDEGLETPIVEPSSKSYEDLIDRDFSDTDQSFDNWFQTQLQNKKDSFKHDRDLSYIILLGVYVLNIVDAAVDAHFTNFSVDDNLTINVQPAVSYSAFTGNSVGFKCQITF
- a CDS encoding lytic transglycosylase domain-containing protein — its product is MKKSKYILPIILLGTTLACSTIKPNQSEQVESNETAIEQVTLSEIDTISKVEETIETIVEKDSLAFLKINPVDVRWDLNDSINTTFSNNLEGLIHSWYAKNSDKTTTYEQNREVYNSAKVPDSVYIKRLEQIPSLIDLSYNKIVRNYIELYTQRRRKQVELMMGMSEYYFPIFEEILDKEGLPQELKYLPIIESALNPKALSRAGASGLWQFMYSTGRQYKLEVNSFVDERRDPIKSSYAAAKFLKDLYKMYGNWPLVIAAYNCGPGNVNKAIRRSGGKKNYWDIYYRLPKETRGYVPAFIAALYTFNYHKEHQLYPKPSNLPVACDTLLISEQVHFDQISKVINISKDQLRNLNPQYRADIIPANKAYALKIPMEYTAKFIDNQDSIFAYKKDYYFSMKDKVVNPRDRYQKFAHATPKGKAKTYYKVKSGDAIGLIASWFHVRTSDLRYWNNVRRNLIKVGQKLVVYVPKEKASYYESFNTMSYAQKQATLGKTVSTSKTVASPAPVSNNGSYEYYTVRRGDNFWTIAKKFPGISNFDIMKINNIKDAGSLKVGQKLKIRPKS
- a CDS encoding GldG family protein produces the protein MTKRKNIIYSSLVVAGLLIILNFIASVFFLRADFTEDKRYTLDRSTKRILREVEKPIIMTLYVSENLPPDVNRTVQDLKSLLTEYNHYSKRKISFEYVNPNANEDLEKEAVEAGINPVPLEVREKDQIKVQRVFLGMSIQVGDQSEIIPLIKPGIIMEYTLSTLIKRLTIKNKPKVGYIIGHGEPELAKMEQAIKELSILYDIEPVSLLSQSNLTDYKSLLLIGPMATISTSQFRRLDNYLAQGGNLFIAIERVNGMLNDGIGVSVDTGLEKWLLLKGIHVDDSFIVDKKCGTVTVHQQGYFSFPQQINFPFLPVISNFSNHSITDGLETVVLQFASPISYLGDTLLEYKPLAYTSSISGKLKAPISFNIGRVWRTHDFLFPEITVAATLKGKMGGEKEARICVIGDGNFIVNGVGDQKITIQPDNINFIANAIDWLSDDSGLMSLRTKGVESRPLNELTDGKVFMLKYLNFLLPLVLLITYGLIRFRRRSLRRSKRMKPGFIK
- a CDS encoding ABC transporter permease subunit codes for the protein MKQIIHIASRELSTFFDSLTAYVLIIMFLGFSGFFTWIYGDDIFFIGEANLNIFFTVAYWSLFIFIPALTMRSIAGELKAGTLELLLTKPVSDWQLIFGKFLSTLLLIVIALAPTVIYYFTLWAIGPVDHSAILLGYVGLLLMSMVYISIGLLTSCIASNPIIAFLSALSIGVFFHIIFDVLASNFVGFLGGVFSYLSLSTHFQSISKGVVDTKDLVYFFSIIFFCLFTSKMILSNRNL
- a CDS encoding ATP-binding cassette domain-containing protein, encoding MDIVVEHLTKRYGPQKAVDNISFRVKAGEVLGFLGPNGAGKTTTMKALSCFIMPEEGDVKIGGYSIREHPEKIKKHIGYLPENNPLYQDMNIIDFLEFIAKVHQIPKHLIQERLLDMVKVCGLEGEKHKLIRELSKGYQQRVGLAQALIHDPDILILDEPTTGLDPNQIVEIRELIRRIGKEKTVILSSHILAEVEATCDRIMIINNGRVIVDGTAEELRKQAQGNEILKLGVSGGEIKDIFDQLLEIETIDSIDLIDEEKQLFEIQSVPNESSVKAIFDTCVANNYYITELTPIETKLEDIFRELTLH